One region of Intestinimonas massiliensis (ex Afouda et al. 2020) genomic DNA includes:
- a CDS encoding bifunctional 4-hydroxy-3-methylbut-2-enyl diphosphate reductase/30S ribosomal protein S1: MRVELAKSAGFCYGVRRAVELAAQAAESGEPCVMLGPVIHNDHVVSWLAKKGVSCVGSVDEVPEGSSVILRSHGEPRRVHEALKAKGAKVIDAACPNVTKIHRLVEKAEQEGRQPVIIGTPDHPEVVAIAGWCRRPVVLAGAEEWEIWLSEHPEYREKPLTLVSQTTSTRVIWESSIEKTKKLCTNAEIFDTICSATCTRQTEAQALAARSDAMIVIGDRRSSNTKRLAELCRALCPRVVAVEGAEELEPSSFRGLASVGVTAGASTPGWIIKEVYDKMSDEIMEIEESFADLLEKSIKTLNTGEKVTGIVTEITPTEIYVDLGTKHAGYIPVSELSDDPTVKVEDIVKVGDEIETYVMRVNDAEGVVTLSKKRLDTVKSWDDIEAACENHTPVEGVVTKDNKGGVEASVRGVRVFIPASQTGLPRDADMSELVKQKVRMRITEVNRARRRVVGSIRAVAQEERAAKAAKVWEEIEEGKRYTGVVKSLTSYGAFVDIGGVDGMVHISELSWSRIKHPSEVVKVGDTVEVYVISFDPEKKKISLGMKDRTEDPWSKFINTYSIGSTANVKVVKLMTFGAFAEIVPGVDGLIHISQIADHRIDKPGDVLSEGQMVDVRITDIDMDNKKVSLSIRALLEDARNQPGEADEVVASSEAEE, translated from the coding sequence ATGAGAGTGGAGCTGGCGAAGTCCGCCGGTTTCTGCTACGGCGTCCGCCGTGCGGTGGAGCTGGCGGCACAGGCGGCGGAATCGGGCGAGCCCTGTGTCATGCTGGGGCCCGTCATCCACAACGACCATGTGGTGAGCTGGCTGGCGAAAAAGGGCGTGTCCTGTGTGGGAAGCGTGGATGAGGTCCCGGAAGGCAGTTCGGTCATCCTGCGCTCCCACGGAGAGCCCCGCCGGGTGCATGAGGCGCTGAAGGCTAAGGGCGCCAAAGTCATTGACGCGGCCTGCCCCAACGTCACCAAGATCCACCGGCTGGTGGAAAAAGCCGAGCAGGAGGGGCGTCAGCCCGTGATCATCGGCACGCCCGATCATCCGGAGGTGGTGGCCATCGCCGGCTGGTGCAGGCGCCCGGTGGTGCTGGCTGGCGCGGAGGAATGGGAGATTTGGCTGTCGGAACATCCAGAATATCGGGAAAAACCCTTGACACTGGTCTCGCAGACCACCTCCACCCGCGTAATTTGGGAATCAAGTATAGAAAAAACAAAAAAACTATGTACAAACGCAGAAATTTTTGATACAATATGTAGCGCTACGTGTACGCGGCAAACGGAGGCCCAGGCGTTGGCCGCCCGTTCCGATGCCATGATTGTCATCGGAGACCGGCGAAGCTCCAACACCAAACGGCTGGCGGAACTGTGCCGCGCCCTCTGTCCCCGGGTGGTCGCCGTCGAGGGGGCGGAGGAGCTGGAACCGTCCTCGTTCCGGGGACTGGCTTCTGTAGGAGTCACTGCGGGCGCTTCCACGCCCGGGTGGATTATAAAGGAGGTCTATGACAAAATGAGCGACGAAATCATGGAGATCGAAGAATCCTTCGCTGATCTGCTGGAGAAATCGATCAAGACTTTAAATACAGGGGAGAAGGTAACGGGCATCGTCACGGAAATCACGCCCACGGAGATCTACGTGGATCTGGGCACCAAGCACGCCGGATACATACCCGTATCCGAGCTGTCCGACGACCCCACCGTCAAGGTGGAGGACATCGTGAAGGTGGGCGACGAGATTGAAACCTACGTCATGCGCGTCAACGACGCGGAGGGCGTTGTCACCCTGTCCAAGAAGCGCCTGGATACCGTCAAGAGCTGGGATGACATCGAGGCCGCCTGCGAGAATCACACCCCTGTCGAGGGCGTGGTGACCAAGGACAACAAGGGCGGCGTAGAGGCCTCCGTGCGGGGCGTGCGCGTGTTCATTCCCGCTTCCCAGACCGGCCTGCCCCGTGACGCCGACATGAGCGAGCTGGTGAAGCAGAAGGTCCGTATGCGTATCACCGAGGTCAACCGTGCCCGCCGTCGGGTGGTGGGTTCCATCCGCGCCGTGGCCCAGGAGGAGCGCGCCGCCAAGGCCGCCAAGGTCTGGGAGGAGATCGAGGAGGGCAAGCGCTATACCGGCGTGGTGAAGTCTCTGACCTCTTACGGCGCCTTTGTGGACATCGGCGGCGTGGACGGCATGGTCCACATTTCCGAGCTGTCCTGGTCTCGCATCAAGCACCCCTCCGAGGTGGTGAAGGTGGGCGATACCGTGGAGGTGTATGTCATTTCCTTCGATCCCGAGAAGAAGAAAATCTCTCTGGGCATGAAGGACCGCACGGAGGACCCCTGGTCCAAGTTCATCAACACCTACAGCATCGGCAGCACCGCCAATGTCAAGGTGGTCAAGCTCATGACCTTCGGCGCCTTTGCTGAGATCGTCCCCGGTGTGGACGGCCTGATCCACATCTCCCAGATCGCGGACCACCGCATCGACAAGCCCGGCGACGTGCTGAGCGAGGGTCAGATGGTGGACGTGCGCATTACCGACATCGACATGGACAACAAGAAGGTGTCTCTGTCCATCCGCGCTCTGCTGGAGGATGCCCGCAACCAGCCCGGTGAGGCGGACGAAGTGGTCGCTTCTTCTGAGGCGGAGGAGTAA
- a CDS encoding CarD family transcriptional regulator, translated as MFQVGDKIVHPMHGAGVVDSIVSKKVNGVVREYYLLKIPVGGMLVMIPTTNSEEIGVRPVVNSAEADRIIASIPDIEVDMTANWNRRYRENMLRLKSGDLTEVARVVKGLALRDTDRGLSTGERKMLHSAKQILISELVLSQNTSYEDVEARINTALAQ; from the coding sequence ATGTTTCAGGTAGGGGATAAAATTGTTCATCCGATGCATGGTGCCGGTGTCGTAGACAGCATCGTAAGCAAAAAGGTGAACGGCGTGGTACGGGAATACTATCTGCTCAAAATTCCCGTCGGTGGGATGCTGGTCATGATCCCCACCACGAACAGCGAAGAGATTGGCGTGCGACCGGTGGTGAACAGCGCCGAGGCTGACCGTATCATTGCCTCTATCCCCGACATTGAAGTGGATATGACCGCCAACTGGAATCGGCGCTACCGGGAAAATATGCTGCGTCTGAAAAGCGGCGACCTGACCGAGGTGGCCCGCGTGGTAAAGGGGCTGGCTCTGCGGGATACGGACCGCGGCCTCTCCACCGGGGAGCGGAAGATGCTCCACTCCGCCAAGCAGATCCTCATCTCCGAGTTGGTTCTTTCCCAAAACACCAGCTATGAAGATGTGGAAGCCCGCATAAATACGGCACTTGCGCAATAA
- the ispD gene encoding 2-C-methyl-D-erythritol 4-phosphate cytidylyltransferase, whose amino-acid sequence MPPLFERLRRKKHAGPRCSMVVPAAGSSARMEGMDKILLPLGDVPILIRTLQALENCPLVQEIIVVTRQDLIVPAGQLCKDFDLQKVRKLVVGGATRTQSVLAGVRETDPAADVIGVHDGARPFVTPEVLEQVILRAAECGAAAPAVPVHDTIKRAAGGLVEETLNREELFAVQTPQVFEPSLIKAALQKAAEEGATLTDDCAAVERLGMTVCLTRGSDENIKITTPADLNLGLGILNGRGELV is encoded by the coding sequence ATGCCGCCGCTGTTTGAACGACTGCGCCGAAAAAAGCACGCCGGGCCCCGGTGCTCCATGGTGGTCCCCGCCGCCGGTTCCTCTGCACGGATGGAGGGGATGGATAAGATCCTGCTGCCTCTGGGGGACGTGCCCATTCTCATCCGCACGCTGCAAGCCTTGGAGAACTGTCCGCTGGTCCAGGAGATCATCGTGGTGACCCGGCAGGATCTGATTGTCCCCGCCGGCCAGCTCTGCAAGGATTTTGATTTACAGAAGGTGCGGAAGCTGGTGGTGGGCGGAGCCACCCGCACCCAGTCGGTGCTGGCGGGCGTCCGGGAGACCGACCCGGCAGCCGATGTCATCGGCGTCCACGACGGAGCCAGGCCCTTTGTCACTCCGGAGGTGCTGGAGCAGGTCATCCTGCGGGCCGCCGAGTGCGGGGCCGCCGCGCCGGCCGTTCCGGTCCACGACACCATCAAGCGGGCCGCAGGCGGTCTGGTGGAGGAGACGCTGAACCGGGAAGAGCTGTTCGCGGTACAGACGCCGCAGGTATTTGAGCCCTCCCTGATCAAGGCGGCGCTGCAAAAGGCGGCGGAGGAAGGCGCCACACTGACAGACGACTGCGCGGCCGTAGAGCGGCTGGGCATGACGGTCTGCCTGACCCGGGGCTCCGATGAGAACATCAAGATCACCACCCCGGCCGACCTGAATCTGGGGCTGGGCATCCTGAACGGAAGGGGAGAGCTGGTATGA
- the ispF gene encoding 2-C-methyl-D-erythritol 2,4-cyclodiphosphate synthase, with translation MSGFRIGHGYDVHRLTAGRKLILGGVDVPFERGLLGHSDADVLTHAVMDALLGAAGLGDIGKLFPDRDPAYRGISSLLLLDRVVLRLAESGWQVGNVDATVVAQAPKLASHIPLMRQNLARHMGVPAERVNVKATTEEGLGFTGRGDGIAAHAVALLETLER, from the coding sequence ATGAGCGGATTCCGCATCGGCCACGGCTACGACGTGCACCGCCTCACGGCAGGGCGAAAGCTGATCCTGGGCGGGGTGGACGTGCCCTTTGAGCGGGGACTGCTGGGACACTCCGACGCCGACGTGCTTACCCACGCGGTAATGGACGCCCTGCTGGGCGCCGCCGGGCTGGGAGACATCGGCAAGCTATTTCCCGACCGCGACCCGGCCTATCGGGGTATTTCCAGCCTGCTGCTGCTGGACCGGGTGGTCCTGCGGCTGGCGGAGAGCGGCTGGCAGGTGGGAAATGTAGACGCCACCGTGGTTGCCCAAGCCCCCAAGCTGGCCTCCCACATCCCGCTGATGCGGCAGAACCTGGCGCGGCATATGGGGGTCCCGGCGGAACGGGTCAATGTGAAGGCCACCACAGAGGAGGGGTTGGGCTTCACGGGGCGTGGGGA